A single window of Cytobacillus dafuensis DNA harbors:
- a CDS encoding YuzD family protein codes for MTVYGAEQLCPSCVNLPSSKETYEWLQAAISRKYPDQPFKITYVDIHNPPEDEEKKDFAQRVIEEDMFYPVVLLENEVVGEGNPKLKTIYNEMEKYGYKPE; via the coding sequence ATGACTGTTTATGGAGCAGAACAGTTATGTCCAAGCTGTGTAAACCTTCCATCCTCAAAGGAAACGTATGAATGGTTACAGGCTGCTATCAGCAGGAAATACCCAGATCAGCCATTTAAAATTACGTATGTAGACATTCATAATCCTCCAGAGGATGAAGAAAAAAAAGACTTTGCACAACGTGTTATTGAGGAAGATATGTTTTATCCTGTTGTTCTTTTAGAGAATGAGGTGGTTGGAGAAGGAAATCCAAAGCTAAAAACCATCTATAATGAAATGGAAAAATACGGATATAAACCAGAATAA
- a CDS encoding NAD(P)/FAD-dependent oxidoreductase — MKNLVILGGGYGGMRVLARLLPNQLPEDVSITLIDRVPYHCLKTEYYALAAGTISDQHVRVSYPEHPRLTIKFGEITKIDLDNNKILLQDEQPVPYDDLIIGLGCEDKYHNVPGADIYTYSIQTIEKSRATYQALNNLTTGSIVGIVGAGLSGVEIASELHESRPDLKIKLFDRGSHILSAFPQRLSLYVENWFDSHEVEIVSHSNITRVEDKVLFNHDEPIPCDVIVWTAGIQPNKVVREMEVEKDTQGRVVLTKHHNLPNDEHVYVVGDCASLPHAPSAQLAEGQAEQIVQILLKRWKGEELPDSLPTIKLKGVLGSLGKKHGFGLVADRAITGRVARILKSGILWMYKNHRG, encoded by the coding sequence ATGAAAAATCTAGTAATACTTGGCGGAGGATACGGTGGGATGAGGGTTCTTGCTCGTCTTTTACCTAACCAGCTTCCAGAAGATGTATCTATTACTTTGATCGATCGTGTTCCTTATCATTGCTTAAAAACAGAATATTACGCATTAGCAGCTGGTACTATTTCTGATCAACATGTTAGAGTTTCCTACCCAGAGCACCCTAGACTTACAATTAAATTTGGGGAAATTACGAAAATTGATCTCGATAATAATAAAATTCTCTTACAAGATGAGCAGCCTGTTCCTTACGATGATTTGATTATTGGTTTAGGATGTGAAGATAAGTACCACAATGTTCCGGGTGCAGATATATATACATACAGCATCCAAACAATTGAAAAATCTCGTGCTACCTATCAGGCATTAAATAATTTAACAACTGGTTCAATTGTAGGAATCGTTGGTGCTGGACTTAGCGGAGTTGAAATAGCCTCGGAGCTGCATGAAAGTCGACCTGATTTAAAAATAAAATTGTTTGACAGAGGCAGTCATATCCTTTCCGCATTTCCGCAAAGATTAAGTCTGTATGTGGAGAACTGGTTTGACAGCCATGAAGTAGAAATTGTTAGTCATTCGAACATCACACGTGTAGAGGATAAAGTTCTATTTAACCATGACGAGCCTATACCATGTGATGTTATTGTATGGACAGCAGGAATTCAGCCAAATAAAGTCGTTCGTGAAATGGAAGTAGAAAAAGATACTCAAGGACGTGTCGTTTTAACAAAGCATCATAATCTTCCTAATGATGAACATGTTTATGTTGTCGGTGATTGCGCAAGCTTACCTCATGCACCTAGTGCCCAGCTTGCAGAAGGTCAGGCTGAGCAAATTGTACAAATCCTATTGAAACGGTGGAAAGGTGAAGAACTTCCCGATTCGCTGCCGACTATTAAGCTAAAAGGCGTCCTTGGCTCACTTGGCAAAAAACACGGATTCGGACTTGTGGCAGACCGTGCCATTACAGGCAGAGTCGCTCGAATACTTAAATCAGGAATCCTATGGATGTACAAAAACCACAGGGGATAA
- a CDS encoding HesB/IscA family protein — protein sequence MNDVVFISEAAALQIKEMMKANEEENALLRVSVKGGGCSGLSYGMGFAHEVEEADTQFEQHGIQILVNKEDAPILQGTKIDYKQSMMGGGFTIDNPNAIASCGCGSSFRTAANTGTPEEC from the coding sequence ATGAACGATGTTGTTTTTATATCTGAAGCTGCTGCTTTGCAAATAAAGGAAATGATGAAGGCAAATGAAGAAGAGAACGCCTTATTGCGTGTTTCTGTAAAGGGTGGGGGCTGTAGCGGTTTGTCATATGGAATGGGATTTGCACATGAAGTGGAAGAAGCCGATACTCAATTCGAGCAGCATGGGATTCAAATTCTCGTGAACAAAGAGGATGCACCTATTCTTCAAGGAACGAAAATTGATTATAAGCAATCTATGATGGGTGGCGGGTTCACCATCGATAATCCAAATGCCATTGCTTCTTGTGGTTGTGGTTCATCGTTCAGAACAGCTGCAAATACTGGAACGCCTGAGGAATGCTAA
- a CDS encoding cobalamin-binding protein, with product MKIVSICPSNTEIIEYLGLTDLLIGVDDYSDWPEQIKHLPRLGPDLSIHMDKIEALRPDLVIASLSVPGMEKNIEELVKRNIPHITLNPQSLTDIESDLIKTANALGQPEAGKKAAVNFRSKIEGLKSIAAKIEKKPTLYWEWWPKPVFTPGEVNWLTEISELAGATNLFKDVALASVQTDWDDVYSRQPDYICLAWVGVRKEKVKPDIVLKRPNWDQMKAVKNNNILVLEEELYCRPSPRLIEGAVRLAKQIHPDAFASF from the coding sequence TTGAAAATCGTATCGATCTGTCCTAGTAATACTGAAATAATCGAATATTTGGGACTTACTGACCTTCTTATAGGTGTGGATGATTACTCTGATTGGCCTGAACAAATTAAGCATCTTCCTCGCCTTGGACCGGATTTATCCATTCATATGGATAAGATAGAGGCACTGCGTCCAGATCTAGTAATTGCTTCATTAAGTGTACCAGGGATGGAAAAAAACATCGAAGAATTGGTCAAAAGGAATATTCCCCATATCACCTTAAATCCTCAAAGCCTAACAGATATCGAAAGTGACTTAATTAAAACCGCAAATGCATTAGGGCAACCTGAAGCAGGAAAAAAGGCAGCAGTGAATTTCCGTTCAAAAATCGAAGGCTTGAAGTCAATTGCAGCAAAAATTGAGAAAAAGCCTACACTTTATTGGGAATGGTGGCCTAAACCAGTCTTTACTCCAGGAGAAGTAAATTGGCTTACAGAAATTAGTGAGCTTGCTGGAGCTACTAACTTATTTAAGGATGTTGCCCTTGCAAGCGTACAAACGGATTGGGATGATGTATATTCCAGACAACCTGATTATATTTGCCTAGCATGGGTTGGTGTAAGAAAGGAAAAAGTCAAACCGGATATTGTTCTAAAAAGACCGAATTGGGATCAAATGAAAGCCGTTAAAAACAACAACATTCTTGTCCTAGAAGAAGAGCTTTATTGCAGACCCTCTCCACGGTTAATTGAAGGCGCTGTTAGACTTGCGAAGCAAATCCACCCTGATGCCTTTGCTTCGTTCTAG
- a CDS encoding NUDIX domain-containing protein: MEDRKNRGKVWLAVSGLVISPDNKWLVVKKKYGGLKGKWSLPAGFVNPGETADDAAIREVLEETGIKCTVKEMIGLRTGVIKEEISDNMILFLLEPLPEQNIHVQDKELYDVQFIDPFVLAEDEEASVLLKFLVHRSDSSAKPLIDGINPGDQFGYTAYKLFL; this comes from the coding sequence ATGGAGGATAGAAAAAATAGGGGAAAGGTGTGGCTCGCCGTTTCTGGCCTTGTCATCTCCCCAGATAATAAGTGGCTTGTTGTCAAGAAGAAGTACGGGGGACTAAAGGGAAAATGGTCCTTGCCTGCGGGATTTGTCAATCCAGGAGAAACGGCAGATGATGCAGCAATTCGAGAAGTATTGGAGGAAACAGGAATAAAATGTACAGTGAAAGAGATGATTGGCCTCCGTACAGGTGTCATAAAAGAAGAAATTAGCGATAATATGATTCTTTTCCTGTTAGAACCCTTACCAGAACAGAACATTCACGTACAAGATAAAGAATTATATGATGTACAATTTATTGATCCATTTGTATTGGCAGAAGATGAGGAGGCTTCTGTGCTTCTAAAATTTTTAGTTCATAGATCAGATTCATCAGCCAAACCATTAATTGATGGGATCAACCCTGGGGACCAGTTCGGATATACAGCCTACAAACTGTTTTTATAA
- a CDS encoding NAD(P)/FAD-dependent oxidoreductase has translation MRKQKIVILGAGYGGLMTATRLQKTVGANEADIVLVNKNEYHYETTWLHEASAGTLHHDRVRYDIKTVIDQNKVDFIKDTAVEVKTDEKKVILENGEIDYDYLVVALGGESETFGIKGLKEYAFSIVNVNSARQIREHIEYQFATYNTEEDKKDERLTIVVGGAGFTGIEFLGELGNRIPELCREYDVDFNKVKIICVEAAPMVLPGFDPELVEYAVSHLEKKGVEFRIGTAIKECTTEGIIVGKGEEEVEEIKAGTVIWAAGVRGNSLIEKSGFEAMRGRVKVQPDLRVPGHDNIFIIGDCSLIINEEINRPYPPTAQIAMQQGETCTRNLVSLIRNKTELETFKPDIKGTVCSLGEDDAIGVAFGKKMVGSKASFMKKMVDNRALYMIGGPSLVLKKGKFNIL, from the coding sequence TTGAGAAAGCAAAAGATAGTTATCTTAGGAGCAGGCTATGGCGGATTAATGACTGCTACTCGTTTACAAAAAACGGTAGGCGCGAATGAAGCTGATATCGTTTTAGTAAATAAGAATGAGTATCATTACGAAACAACTTGGTTACATGAAGCGTCTGCAGGAACTCTGCACCATGATCGAGTTCGTTATGATATTAAAACTGTTATTGACCAAAATAAAGTTGATTTTATTAAAGATACTGCCGTTGAAGTGAAAACGGATGAGAAAAAGGTAATCCTTGAGAATGGCGAAATTGATTATGACTATTTAGTTGTTGCTCTTGGTGGAGAGTCTGAGACATTCGGGATTAAAGGCTTAAAAGAGTATGCGTTTTCAATTGTGAATGTTAACTCTGCTCGTCAAATTCGCGAGCATATCGAATACCAATTTGCTACTTATAATACAGAAGAAGATAAAAAAGATGAGCGTCTTACTATTGTTGTTGGTGGGGCAGGATTTACTGGTATCGAATTTTTAGGCGAATTAGGAAATCGTATTCCAGAGCTTTGCCGTGAATATGATGTTGATTTTAACAAAGTGAAGATCATTTGTGTAGAAGCTGCACCAATGGTTCTTCCAGGATTTGATCCTGAGCTTGTTGAATACGCGGTTTCCCACCTAGAGAAGAAAGGCGTAGAATTCCGCATTGGTACAGCGATTAAAGAATGTACTACTGAAGGAATTATTGTTGGAAAAGGTGAGGAAGAAGTAGAAGAAATTAAAGCAGGTACTGTAATTTGGGCTGCGGGCGTACGCGGAAACTCTTTAATTGAGAAGTCAGGCTTTGAAGCAATGCGTGGTCGTGTGAAAGTTCAGCCAGATTTAAGAGTACCTGGTCACGACAATATTTTTATTATCGGAGATTGTTCATTAATTATTAATGAGGAAATTAATCGTCCGTATCCTCCAACAGCTCAAATAGCAATGCAGCAAGGGGAAACATGTACGAGAAACCTAGTATCATTAATAAGAAACAAAACAGAGCTAGAAACATTTAAGCCAGATATTAAAGGAACTGTATGTTCTTTAGGTGAAGATGATGCAATTGGAGTAGCATTTGGCAAGAAAATGGTTGGCTCAAAAGCTTCATTCATGAAAAAAATGGTCGACAACCGTGCACTCTATATGATCGGCGGACCATCGTTAGTACTTAAAAAAGGAAAATTTAATATTCTTTAA
- a CDS encoding NifU family protein, with protein sequence MAEQTTMLEQVQEVLDKLRPFLLRDGGDCELVDVEDGIVKLRLLGACGTCPSSTITLKAGIERALLEEVPGVVEVEQVF encoded by the coding sequence ATGGCTGAACAAACAACAATGCTTGAGCAAGTTCAAGAAGTGTTAGATAAATTACGTCCATTCCTTCTACGCGATGGAGGAGACTGTGAATTAGTTGATGTAGAGGATGGAATTGTGAAACTTCGCCTCCTTGGCGCTTGCGGAACTTGTCCTAGCTCCACAATCACATTAAAAGCTGGTATTGAACGTGCTTTATTAGAAGAAGTACCAGGTGTTGTAGAGGTAGAACAAGTATTCTAA
- the thrC gene encoding threonine synthase: MRWEGLLKTYKEYLPVNEHTPLLTLNEGNTPLIRLDKLSDEWGIDLYVKTEGANPTGSFKDRGMVMAVAKAKEEGSDAIICASTGNTSAAAAAYAARAGLRCIVVIPEGKIAMGKLAQAVMYGAEIISIEGNFDHALAMVRKISETEPITLVNSVNPYRLEGQKTGAFEICDALGAAPDILALPVGNAGNISAYWKGFKEYHESKQTGLPRMHGFEAEGAAAIVHNKVFENPETIATAIRIGNPASWHLASAAIEESKGEIDEVSDEEILCMYRKLASTEGIFAEPASCASLAGIYKQLRNGKIPLKTRVVAILTGNGLKDPNVAIDCSPIKPIVLPNDELTVAEHIKGVVHV, translated from the coding sequence ATGAGATGGGAAGGTCTTCTAAAAACATATAAAGAGTACTTACCTGTTAATGAGCATACACCGTTGCTTACATTAAACGAAGGAAATACGCCATTAATTAGGCTTGATAAGCTATCTGATGAATGGGGCATTGATCTTTATGTCAAAACAGAAGGAGCCAACCCGACTGGTTCGTTTAAAGACCGTGGCATGGTTATGGCTGTAGCGAAGGCGAAGGAAGAAGGCAGCGACGCCATAATCTGTGCATCTACGGGTAATACTTCTGCAGCGGCCGCAGCCTATGCCGCAAGAGCAGGACTCAGGTGCATCGTAGTGATCCCAGAAGGAAAAATAGCCATGGGTAAGCTTGCACAGGCTGTGATGTATGGAGCGGAGATTATCTCAATCGAAGGAAACTTCGACCATGCTTTAGCAATGGTAAGAAAAATTAGTGAGACGGAGCCTATTACTCTCGTAAACTCTGTAAATCCTTACCGCCTTGAAGGTCAGAAAACAGGTGCATTTGAAATTTGTGATGCTCTTGGGGCTGCACCAGATATTCTTGCGCTTCCAGTCGGGAATGCAGGCAATATTAGTGCCTATTGGAAAGGGTTCAAAGAATATCATGAGTCAAAGCAAACTGGACTTCCAAGAATGCATGGGTTTGAAGCTGAAGGAGCAGCAGCCATTGTCCATAATAAGGTATTTGAAAATCCGGAAACGATTGCTACTGCAATCAGGATCGGTAATCCTGCAAGCTGGCATTTAGCGAGTGCAGCAATAGAGGAGTCAAAGGGCGAAATCGATGAAGTCAGTGATGAGGAAATCCTTTGTATGTATCGAAAACTAGCTTCAACAGAAGGAATTTTTGCTGAGCCTGCTTCTTGTGCTTCGTTAGCAGGAATCTATAAGCAGCTTCGAAACGGTAAAATCCCTCTTAAAACAAGAGTAGTTGCCATTTTAACTGGAAATGGACTAAAGGACCCTAATGTAGCAATCGATTGCAGTCCAATTAAGCCAATCGTTTTACCGAATGATGAGCTTACAGTAGCTGAGCATATCAAGGGAGTTGTTCATGTATGA
- a CDS encoding YuiB family protein, with amino-acid sequence MPMTIFVLPISMLLFFVLFFGIGFILNMLLRMSWVMAIIYPIIAILIIDKVRFIEYFQNTGESLSSLGHEFSQLATADVLILSSGLAGAILAGVVIKILRKKGYQMF; translated from the coding sequence ATGCCAATGACTATTTTCGTATTGCCTATTTCCATGCTGCTTTTCTTTGTATTATTTTTTGGAATCGGTTTTATATTAAATATGCTGTTAAGAATGTCTTGGGTTATGGCGATTATTTATCCGATTATCGCGATTTTGATTATTGATAAGGTACGCTTTATAGAATATTTTCAAAACACAGGGGAATCTCTTTCCAGCTTAGGACATGAATTTTCACAGCTTGCAACAGCAGATGTGCTTATTTTAAGCAGCGGGTTGGCAGGTGCAATCCTTGCTGGGGTAGTAATTAAAATTCTTCGTAAAAAAGGATATCAAATGTTCTAA
- the thrB gene encoding homoserine kinase produces MSEGEMLIIQVPGSSANLGPGFDSVGLALNVYLTLEVEKADNWEMLPLTDDLNVFPKDESNYIFQIAMETAKQYHHKLPGCRVRVKSDIPLARGLGSSAAAIVAGIELADSLCNLQLTKQTKLELASKIEGHPDNVGASLFGGLVVGCQLEEEVCAEVFTHLNLDIIVVVPRDELLTKESRGILPSSLIYNEAVQAGAIGNVLIAALLSNNLQLAGKMMKADLYHHPYRKEIVPHLTIIEDKAIRLGAFGVALSGAGPTVLCLAEEGMGAAVAEGLGSVLPHMDCRLLKIDQVGSKVYTKTPDFCEN; encoded by the coding sequence ATGAGCGAAGGTGAAATGCTCATCATTCAAGTGCCTGGCAGCTCTGCTAATTTAGGACCAGGCTTTGATTCCGTAGGATTAGCGTTGAATGTTTATTTAACATTAGAGGTAGAAAAAGCTGATAATTGGGAGATGCTCCCATTAACTGACGATTTAAATGTTTTTCCAAAAGATGAATCAAATTATATCTTTCAAATTGCCATGGAAACGGCAAAACAATATCATCATAAGCTGCCAGGCTGTAGAGTAAGGGTTAAGAGTGATATCCCGCTTGCTAGAGGGTTAGGTTCCAGTGCGGCCGCTATTGTTGCTGGGATTGAATTAGCAGACTCGCTTTGCAATCTTCAATTAACGAAGCAGACTAAATTGGAATTGGCTTCGAAGATCGAAGGGCATCCGGATAATGTAGGTGCATCCCTTTTTGGTGGATTAGTGGTCGGCTGCCAATTGGAAGAGGAAGTATGTGCTGAAGTTTTTACTCATTTGAATTTAGATATTATAGTGGTTGTACCAAGAGATGAGCTTTTAACAAAGGAATCAAGAGGCATATTGCCTAGCTCCCTAATATATAATGAGGCTGTACAAGCGGGAGCAATCGGGAATGTACTAATTGCCGCATTATTAAGCAATAATCTGCAGCTTGCTGGAAAAATGATGAAAGCGGACTTATATCATCATCCGTATCGAAAAGAGATTGTGCCACATTTGACAATCATTGAAGACAAAGCAATTCGTCTTGGTGCCTTTGGTGTAGCCTTAAGTGGAGCAGGGCCAACTGTCCTTTGCCTAGCTGAAGAAGGAATGGGAGCTGCTGTTGCTGAAGGATTAGGAAGTGTTCTTCCTCATATGGACTGCCGCTTATTAAAGATTGATCAAGTCGGAAGTAAGGTATATACTAAAACCCCTGATTTTTGTGAAAATTAA
- a CDS encoding DUF2225 domain-containing protein, whose translation MTEIEPIFDKTCECKMCKKSFTTKKLRSRFIKVTSYDTDFCPFYTSEETNPLLYHVSVCPHCGYSSTKDFSPYFPPGTLEEIQDKVCNQWVSRDFGQKRSVTDAVKAYKLAVYSGLLKKEKHIIIAGIYVRLAWLYRSTKNEEQEQRFLKLATTAYLDSYMGDDYNITQVSEVKMLYLIGELSRRTNQNEQAVKFFSKVIEKQGKTSESGIIDMARERWYEIRENQKTEKQAQEI comes from the coding sequence ATGACAGAGATTGAACCAATCTTTGATAAAACATGTGAATGTAAAATGTGTAAAAAATCCTTTACTACTAAAAAGCTTCGTTCTAGGTTTATAAAAGTAACAAGCTATGATACTGATTTTTGTCCCTTTTATACTTCCGAAGAAACGAATCCACTGTTATATCATGTAAGTGTTTGCCCGCACTGTGGCTATTCTTCCACGAAGGATTTTTCACCTTATTTTCCACCGGGAACACTTGAAGAAATCCAAGATAAAGTGTGTAACCAGTGGGTTTCTCGTGATTTCGGACAAAAACGCAGTGTAACTGACGCCGTAAAGGCCTACAAATTAGCTGTATACAGTGGACTATTGAAAAAAGAAAAGCATATTATTATTGCTGGAATATATGTAAGGCTTGCTTGGCTGTATAGAAGCACAAAAAATGAAGAACAAGAGCAGAGGTTTTTAAAGCTTGCAACGACGGCTTATTTAGATTCTTATATGGGTGATGATTATAATATCACCCAAGTATCAGAAGTAAAAATGCTATATTTGATTGGTGAATTATCAAGGAGAACCAATCAAAATGAACAAGCCGTTAAATTTTTTTCAAAAGTCATTGAAAAACAAGGCAAAACATCCGAATCCGGAATTATTGATATGGCAAGAGAAAGATGGTATGAAATTCGAGAAAACCAAAAGACTGAAAAACAAGCGCAAGAAATATAG
- a CDS encoding 3D domain-containing protein, translating to MSKIKNWTRRIIMSLLFLAALFTTFQSISGVQAKSFANYLNKDDLQRDKNEDDGFFDHSFKTVGIAFKYLKELTNSDLKISSSLAVTGQPPKLEDAIDWTKYPVRRVTATGYTAYYESTGKNPGHPGFGITYSGVKVKRDLYSTVAADLNVFPLGTILFIPDYGYGVVADKGGAIKGNKVDLYYETVDDVYNQWGKKTLDVYVVEMGDGSITEEELLALNEAESMQVFRQQYINSERK from the coding sequence ATGAGTAAAATAAAAAATTGGACAAGACGAATAATAATGTCACTTCTATTTTTGGCTGCATTGTTTACAACCTTTCAATCTATTTCTGGGGTTCAAGCAAAATCTTTTGCAAATTATTTAAATAAAGATGATTTACAGCGAGACAAGAATGAGGATGATGGCTTTTTCGATCATTCCTTTAAGACAGTTGGGATTGCCTTTAAATATTTAAAGGAATTAACTAATTCCGACTTAAAGATTTCATCAAGTCTGGCCGTGACTGGACAGCCCCCTAAATTAGAAGATGCCATTGATTGGACAAAATATCCCGTTAGAAGAGTGACAGCAACAGGATATACTGCCTATTACGAATCGACAGGTAAAAATCCTGGACACCCAGGATTCGGTATTACATATTCAGGTGTAAAGGTGAAAAGAGATTTATATTCAACAGTAGCGGCAGATCTTAATGTGTTCCCGCTTGGTACAATCCTTTTTATACCGGATTATGGCTATGGTGTTGTAGCAGATAAAGGCGGAGCGATTAAAGGGAATAAAGTAGATCTTTATTATGAGACAGTAGATGATGTTTATAATCAATGGGGCAAAAAAACACTCGATGTCTATGTCGTTGAAATGGGAGACGGCTCCATTACAGAAGAAGAATTACTTGCATTAAACGAGGCAGAATCCATGCAAGTATTTCGTCAACAATATATAAATTCAGAACGAAAATAA
- a CDS encoding YuzB family protein, giving the protein MIKPIIEFCVSNLASGSQKALEVLEKDYDLDVIEYGCLGYCGKCASTLFALVNGDVVTGETPEELVENIYQYLEDNPMF; this is encoded by the coding sequence ATGATTAAACCAATCATTGAGTTTTGCGTTAGTAATTTGGCTAGCGGATCTCAAAAAGCACTAGAAGTATTAGAAAAGGATTATGACCTAGATGTGATTGAATATGGCTGTCTCGGCTATTGCGGCAAATGCGCATCTACTTTGTTCGCTTTAGTGAATGGTGATGTAGTTACAGGTGAAACTCCTGAGGAATTAGTTGAGAATATATATCAATACTTAGAGGATAATCCAATGTTTTAA
- a CDS encoding NAD(P)/FAD-dependent oxidoreductase, with amino-acid sequence MKEDQKVYDITIIGGGPIGLFTAFYGGMRQASVKIIESLPQLGGQLSALYPEKYIYDVAGFPKVRAQDLINNLKEQMAKFEPAAALEQSVEKLEKLEDGTFKLTTNKEIHYTKSVIITAGNGAFQPRRLELESAAQYEGKNLHYFIDDLNQFAGQKVVVFGGGDSAVDWALMLEPIAEKVTIVHRRDKFRAHEHSVENLHNSKVDIKTPFVPVELIGGEKGISQVVLEGVNDKEKETIDVDAVICNYGFVSSLGPIKEWGLEIEKNSIVVNSKMETNISGIYAAGDICTYDGKVKLIACGFGEAPTAVNHAKAYIDPKAKIQPMHSSSMFN; translated from the coding sequence GTGAAAGAAGATCAAAAAGTATATGACATCACGATTATTGGTGGAGGCCCAATTGGATTATTTACCGCTTTCTACGGAGGAATGAGACAAGCCTCAGTGAAAATTATTGAAAGCTTGCCACAACTTGGTGGACAATTATCGGCCCTTTATCCAGAAAAATACATATATGACGTAGCTGGTTTTCCAAAGGTACGTGCACAAGATTTAATCAATAATCTAAAGGAGCAAATGGCAAAGTTCGAACCTGCTGCTGCTCTTGAGCAATCGGTTGAGAAGCTTGAAAAATTAGAAGATGGTACATTCAAACTAACAACGAATAAAGAAATTCATTATACAAAATCTGTCATTATTACGGCTGGAAACGGTGCATTTCAACCGAGACGACTTGAGTTAGAAAGTGCAGCACAATACGAAGGCAAGAACCTGCATTACTTTATTGATGATTTAAATCAATTTGCAGGCCAAAAGGTCGTTGTATTTGGCGGAGGAGACTCTGCTGTTGACTGGGCATTAATGCTAGAGCCAATTGCTGAAAAGGTAACGATTGTTCACCGACGCGATAAATTCCGTGCCCACGAACATAGCGTAGAAAATCTTCATAACTCGAAGGTTGATATTAAGACTCCTTTTGTCCCTGTAGAATTAATCGGTGGCGAAAAAGGCATTAGCCAAGTTGTTTTAGAAGGTGTAAATGACAAGGAAAAAGAAACAATCGATGTAGATGCAGTTATTTGTAACTATGGATTCGTTTCATCACTTGGCCCAATTAAAGAATGGGGACTTGAAATTGAAAAGAACTCCATCGTCGTTAATTCCAAAATGGAAACAAATATTTCAGGAATTTATGCAGCTGGAGACATTTGTACGTATGATGGCAAAGTAAAACTTATTGCTTGCGGCTTTGGAGAAGCACCAACAGCAGTTAATCATGCAAAGGCTTACATTGATCCAAAAGCAAAAATCCAACCTATGCACAGCAGCTCTATGTTTAACTAG
- a CDS encoding divergent PAP2 family protein gives MQLLLNFPLWAAIAAILFAQFVKVPIHFIATKKLNWSLLTSTGGMPSSHSAAVTALSTGVALETGLDSAVFAVSAVFAIITMFDATGVRRQAGEQAIVLNQLVSDFNRFVEEAKMWQKKAVQERRKELKELLGHKPIEVFFGGLTGILLTLGLHVLVS, from the coding sequence ATGCAATTATTATTGAATTTCCCTCTTTGGGCTGCCATTGCAGCTATCTTATTTGCGCAATTTGTGAAAGTACCAATCCATTTCATCGCTACAAAGAAACTAAATTGGTCATTGCTTACTAGCACAGGGGGAATGCCAAGCTCTCACTCGGCAGCAGTTACAGCCCTTTCAACTGGCGTTGCTTTAGAAACAGGCTTAGATTCGGCAGTGTTCGCTGTATCAGCTGTGTTTGCCATCATTACAATGTTTGATGCAACTGGGGTAAGAAGACAAGCAGGAGAACAAGCAATCGTATTAAATCAATTAGTCTCTGACTTTAATCGTTTTGTTGAAGAAGCAAAGATGTGGCAGAAAAAAGCAGTACAAGAAAGACGGAAGGAGTTAAAAGAATTGCTCGGCCACAAGCCAATCGAAGTGTTTTTTGGCGGATTAACAGGAATTCTTTTAACGCTTGGTCTTCATGTTCTTGTTTCATGA